One window of the Benincasa hispida cultivar B227 chromosome 3, ASM972705v1, whole genome shotgun sequence genome contains the following:
- the LOC120073748 gene encoding shaggy-related protein kinase kappa isoform X2, which yields MNRDNIMASATLGNGGVGSSRSINGFKGSSSSVDWLGREMLEMRLRDKTDTDEDRDSEPDIIDGVGAEAGHVIRTTIGGRNGQSKQAKCRETGEIVAIKKVLQDKRYKNRELQIMQMLDHPNIVSLKHCFFSTTDKEELYLNLVLEFVPETVNRMARNYSRISQRMPLIYVKLYTYQICRALAYIHNCIGICHRDIKPQNLLVNPHTHQLKLCDFGSAKVLVKGEPNVSYICSRYYRAPELIFGATEYTTAIDIWSTGCVMAELLLGKPLFPGESGVDQLVEIIKVLGTPTREEIKCMNPNYTEFKFPQIKPHPWHKVFQKRLPPEAVDLVCRFFQYSPNLRCTALEACVHPFFDELRDPNTRLPNGRPLPPLFNFKPQELAGIPPDTINRLIPEHARKQNLFMALHT from the exons ATGAACAGAGACAATATAATGGCGTCTGCAACCCTAGGAAATGGGGGAGTTGGTAGTTCTAGGTCTATCAATGGCTTCAAGGGTTCATCTAGTTCAGTGGACTGGCTTGGGAGAGAGATGCTTGAGATGAGACTGAGGGATAAGACAGATACTGATGAGGACCGA GATAGTGAGCCAGACATCATTGATGGAGTGGGTGCTGAAGCAGGGCATGTGATAAGAACCACCATCGGTGGTCGAAATGGTCAATCTAAGCAG GCAAAATGTAGAGAAACTGGAGAAATTGTTGCAATCAAGAAGGTTCTTCAAGACAAGCGATACAAGAATAGGGAGCTGCAGATTATGCAAATGTTGGATCACCCGAATATTGTTTCCCTAAAGCattgtttcttttcaacaacAGACAAAGAGGAGCTCTATTTGAACCTTGTGCTTGAATTTGTTCCCGAAACTGTCAACCGTATGGCAAGGAACTACAGCAGGATCAGTCAGCGAATGCCCTTAATCTATGTTAAACTTTATACCTATCAG ATATGTAGGGCACTGGCTTACATACATAATTGCATTGGTATCTGTCACCGGGATATCAAACCTCAAAACTTACTT GTGAATCCACATACACATCAGCTCAAACTTTGCGACTTTGGGAGTGCTAAAGTCCTA GTGAAAGGTGAACCTAATGTTTCATACATCTGCTCAAGATACTATCGTGCCCCAGAACTCATATTTGGTGCCACTGAGTACACTACTGCAATTGATATATGGTCGACAGGATGTGTGATGGCTGAGCTACTTCTGGGAAAG CCCCTTTTTCCTGGTGAAAGTGGAGTTGACCAACTAGTTGAGATTATCAAG GTTTTGGGGACTCCAACCAGAGAAGAAATAAAATGCATGAATCCAAACTACACTGAGTTCAAGTTCCCACAGATTAAGCCTCATCCCTGGCATAAG GTTTTCCAGAAACGTCTACCTCCTGAAGCCGTGGACCTTGTATGCAGGTTTTTCCAGTATTCACCGAATTTGCGGTGTACTGCT TTGGAAGCTTGTGTCCACCCCTTCTTTGATGAGTTAAGGGACCCAAATACACGCCTTCCTAATGGCCGGCCACTTCCtccattatttaattttaaacctCAGG AGCTTGCTGGCATACCACCTGATACCATTAATCGACTCATCCCAGAGCACGCTCGTAAGCAGAACTTGTTCATGGCTTTGCATACCTAG
- the LOC120073748 gene encoding shaggy-related protein kinase kappa isoform X4: MRTDEPDIIDGVGAEAGHVIRTTIGGRNGQSKQAKCRETGEIVAIKKVLQDKRYKNRELQIMQMLDHPNIVSLKHCFFSTTDKEELYLNLVLEFVPETVNRMARNYSRISQRMPLIYVKLYTYQICRALAYIHNCIGICHRDIKPQNLLVNPHTHQLKLCDFGSAKVLVKGEPNVSYICSRYYRAPELIFGATEYTTAIDIWSTGCVMAELLLGKPLFPGESGVDQLVEIIKVLGTPTREEIKCMNPNYTEFKFPQIKPHPWHKVFQKRLPPEAVDLVCRFFQYSPNLRCTALEACVHPFFDELRDPNTRLPNGRPLPPLFNFKPQELAGIPPDTINRLIPEHARKQNLFMALHT, from the exons ATGAGGACCGA TGAGCCAGACATCATTGATGGAGTGGGTGCTGAAGCAGGGCATGTGATAAGAACCACCATCGGTGGTCGAAATGGTCAATCTAAGCAG GCAAAATGTAGAGAAACTGGAGAAATTGTTGCAATCAAGAAGGTTCTTCAAGACAAGCGATACAAGAATAGGGAGCTGCAGATTATGCAAATGTTGGATCACCCGAATATTGTTTCCCTAAAGCattgtttcttttcaacaacAGACAAAGAGGAGCTCTATTTGAACCTTGTGCTTGAATTTGTTCCCGAAACTGTCAACCGTATGGCAAGGAACTACAGCAGGATCAGTCAGCGAATGCCCTTAATCTATGTTAAACTTTATACCTATCAG ATATGTAGGGCACTGGCTTACATACATAATTGCATTGGTATCTGTCACCGGGATATCAAACCTCAAAACTTACTT GTGAATCCACATACACATCAGCTCAAACTTTGCGACTTTGGGAGTGCTAAAGTCCTA GTGAAAGGTGAACCTAATGTTTCATACATCTGCTCAAGATACTATCGTGCCCCAGAACTCATATTTGGTGCCACTGAGTACACTACTGCAATTGATATATGGTCGACAGGATGTGTGATGGCTGAGCTACTTCTGGGAAAG CCCCTTTTTCCTGGTGAAAGTGGAGTTGACCAACTAGTTGAGATTATCAAG GTTTTGGGGACTCCAACCAGAGAAGAAATAAAATGCATGAATCCAAACTACACTGAGTTCAAGTTCCCACAGATTAAGCCTCATCCCTGGCATAAG GTTTTCCAGAAACGTCTACCTCCTGAAGCCGTGGACCTTGTATGCAGGTTTTTCCAGTATTCACCGAATTTGCGGTGTACTGCT TTGGAAGCTTGTGTCCACCCCTTCTTTGATGAGTTAAGGGACCCAAATACACGCCTTCCTAATGGCCGGCCACTTCCtccattatttaattttaaacctCAGG AGCTTGCTGGCATACCACCTGATACCATTAATCGACTCATCCCAGAGCACGCTCGTAAGCAGAACTTGTTCATGGCTTTGCATACCTAG
- the LOC120073748 gene encoding shaggy-related protein kinase kappa isoform X1 gives MNRDNIMASATLGNGGVGSSRSINGFKGSSSSVDWLGREMLEMRLRDKTDTDEDRDSEPDIIDGVGAEAGHVIRTTIGGRNGQSKQSISYITEHVVGTGSFGVVYQAKCRETGEIVAIKKVLQDKRYKNRELQIMQMLDHPNIVSLKHCFFSTTDKEELYLNLVLEFVPETVNRMARNYSRISQRMPLIYVKLYTYQICRALAYIHNCIGICHRDIKPQNLLVNPHTHQLKLCDFGSAKVLVKGEPNVSYICSRYYRAPELIFGATEYTTAIDIWSTGCVMAELLLGKPLFPGESGVDQLVEIIKVLGTPTREEIKCMNPNYTEFKFPQIKPHPWHKVFQKRLPPEAVDLVCRFFQYSPNLRCTALEACVHPFFDELRDPNTRLPNGRPLPPLFNFKPQELAGIPPDTINRLIPEHARKQNLFMALHT, from the exons ATGAACAGAGACAATATAATGGCGTCTGCAACCCTAGGAAATGGGGGAGTTGGTAGTTCTAGGTCTATCAATGGCTTCAAGGGTTCATCTAGTTCAGTGGACTGGCTTGGGAGAGAGATGCTTGAGATGAGACTGAGGGATAAGACAGATACTGATGAGGACCGA GATAGTGAGCCAGACATCATTGATGGAGTGGGTGCTGAAGCAGGGCATGTGATAAGAACCACCATCGGTGGTCGAAATGGTCAATCTAAGCAG TCTATCAGTTATATTACAGAACATGTAGTTGGAACTGGTTCTTTTGGTGTTGTTTATCAA GCAAAATGTAGAGAAACTGGAGAAATTGTTGCAATCAAGAAGGTTCTTCAAGACAAGCGATACAAGAATAGGGAGCTGCAGATTATGCAAATGTTGGATCACCCGAATATTGTTTCCCTAAAGCattgtttcttttcaacaacAGACAAAGAGGAGCTCTATTTGAACCTTGTGCTTGAATTTGTTCCCGAAACTGTCAACCGTATGGCAAGGAACTACAGCAGGATCAGTCAGCGAATGCCCTTAATCTATGTTAAACTTTATACCTATCAG ATATGTAGGGCACTGGCTTACATACATAATTGCATTGGTATCTGTCACCGGGATATCAAACCTCAAAACTTACTT GTGAATCCACATACACATCAGCTCAAACTTTGCGACTTTGGGAGTGCTAAAGTCCTA GTGAAAGGTGAACCTAATGTTTCATACATCTGCTCAAGATACTATCGTGCCCCAGAACTCATATTTGGTGCCACTGAGTACACTACTGCAATTGATATATGGTCGACAGGATGTGTGATGGCTGAGCTACTTCTGGGAAAG CCCCTTTTTCCTGGTGAAAGTGGAGTTGACCAACTAGTTGAGATTATCAAG GTTTTGGGGACTCCAACCAGAGAAGAAATAAAATGCATGAATCCAAACTACACTGAGTTCAAGTTCCCACAGATTAAGCCTCATCCCTGGCATAAG GTTTTCCAGAAACGTCTACCTCCTGAAGCCGTGGACCTTGTATGCAGGTTTTTCCAGTATTCACCGAATTTGCGGTGTACTGCT TTGGAAGCTTGTGTCCACCCCTTCTTTGATGAGTTAAGGGACCCAAATACACGCCTTCCTAATGGCCGGCCACTTCCtccattatttaattttaaacctCAGG AGCTTGCTGGCATACCACCTGATACCATTAATCGACTCATCCCAGAGCACGCTCGTAAGCAGAACTTGTTCATGGCTTTGCATACCTAG
- the LOC120073748 gene encoding shaggy-related protein kinase kappa isoform X3 yields MRTDEPDIIDGVGAEAGHVIRTTIGGRNGQSKQSISYITEHVVGTGSFGVVYQAKCRETGEIVAIKKVLQDKRYKNRELQIMQMLDHPNIVSLKHCFFSTTDKEELYLNLVLEFVPETVNRMARNYSRISQRMPLIYVKLYTYQICRALAYIHNCIGICHRDIKPQNLLVNPHTHQLKLCDFGSAKVLVKGEPNVSYICSRYYRAPELIFGATEYTTAIDIWSTGCVMAELLLGKPLFPGESGVDQLVEIIKVLGTPTREEIKCMNPNYTEFKFPQIKPHPWHKVFQKRLPPEAVDLVCRFFQYSPNLRCTALEACVHPFFDELRDPNTRLPNGRPLPPLFNFKPQELAGIPPDTINRLIPEHARKQNLFMALHT; encoded by the exons ATGAGGACCGA TGAGCCAGACATCATTGATGGAGTGGGTGCTGAAGCAGGGCATGTGATAAGAACCACCATCGGTGGTCGAAATGGTCAATCTAAGCAG TCTATCAGTTATATTACAGAACATGTAGTTGGAACTGGTTCTTTTGGTGTTGTTTATCAA GCAAAATGTAGAGAAACTGGAGAAATTGTTGCAATCAAGAAGGTTCTTCAAGACAAGCGATACAAGAATAGGGAGCTGCAGATTATGCAAATGTTGGATCACCCGAATATTGTTTCCCTAAAGCattgtttcttttcaacaacAGACAAAGAGGAGCTCTATTTGAACCTTGTGCTTGAATTTGTTCCCGAAACTGTCAACCGTATGGCAAGGAACTACAGCAGGATCAGTCAGCGAATGCCCTTAATCTATGTTAAACTTTATACCTATCAG ATATGTAGGGCACTGGCTTACATACATAATTGCATTGGTATCTGTCACCGGGATATCAAACCTCAAAACTTACTT GTGAATCCACATACACATCAGCTCAAACTTTGCGACTTTGGGAGTGCTAAAGTCCTA GTGAAAGGTGAACCTAATGTTTCATACATCTGCTCAAGATACTATCGTGCCCCAGAACTCATATTTGGTGCCACTGAGTACACTACTGCAATTGATATATGGTCGACAGGATGTGTGATGGCTGAGCTACTTCTGGGAAAG CCCCTTTTTCCTGGTGAAAGTGGAGTTGACCAACTAGTTGAGATTATCAAG GTTTTGGGGACTCCAACCAGAGAAGAAATAAAATGCATGAATCCAAACTACACTGAGTTCAAGTTCCCACAGATTAAGCCTCATCCCTGGCATAAG GTTTTCCAGAAACGTCTACCTCCTGAAGCCGTGGACCTTGTATGCAGGTTTTTCCAGTATTCACCGAATTTGCGGTGTACTGCT TTGGAAGCTTGTGTCCACCCCTTCTTTGATGAGTTAAGGGACCCAAATACACGCCTTCCTAATGGCCGGCCACTTCCtccattatttaattttaaacctCAGG AGCTTGCTGGCATACCACCTGATACCATTAATCGACTCATCCCAGAGCACGCTCGTAAGCAGAACTTGTTCATGGCTTTGCATACCTAG